CGTCTCCGGTCGATCGCTGTGGTCGAACAGTGGTACCAGTGTTATCGATTGCGTGCAGGCCTGTCTCGTTCCTCGCCCCACTGTTGCTCGAAGATTCGATTCCGTTCACACTGTTGTTCGACACGATCTTAGAATGTGGTCGATTGTACTGGCAACTGCTAATTATTTTGAACCCCGTCTAGCCATATCTCGGTCTTGTTGGACCTGGTTTTGGTTATCCCGAAAACACGGTTACGCTTTTCACGAGGAGTTCCAATTGTGGGAACCCGCCAGTAGCGGACCGATTGTCCCTTGTTGTGCCTCAAGCGGTCGAAAACTGTCGTCGTCGTCGCGAGCGTACACGGTATGTATCAGTATCTGCCCGGTTACGTGAACTCGACGTGTCTCTAGTCAGTGTCTAGCCACCTATGTTATATCGAAACGTCTTCCTGAAGTTGGCCGTTCTCTCGAATTGGATTCGACGATTCCGAAACGGCCGTCAAATTTCGTCTGTCGCTACTACGTGTGCGTTCGACTCGACACCATTTCGTCGCTGTCTCGGCGGCAACCGCCTCTCTACCGTCTGGATTCCCGATATACGATGGCTGATGCGGGTTGGTCGATCGTACTGTCACTTCTTCGACGAACCCCTCTCCTATCGATATGCTCACTCCACTCACACTCTTCGCTAGATTTCGCTTTCCGTTTCTTTGCCCAAATTACCGTTCCTCGCGCCACCACGAACCTGTTTCGTCGTTCTCGAGACGAGTCGTAACGCCAACTTGTTGAAGAATCTCGCCGTGAGTAGATTTCGGTGTGACCGAATAGTTGTGGCCACGTCGAGAGCCGAATATCGAATTTCACGCTACAACACTCAGAAACCCTATATTCACCACTTCTCCTGGTCCGGATCATCAAAGAGTATATGTACATTCACCTACTGTAATATAGACAATGACACGCAAAACCGATAACGGACGCCGGATCAAGGCGACAGAAACGACCTTCGCTGTCGTCGAAACGCTGGCCGACCTCGAGTGTGCACGATTGTCGGACATCGCCGCCGAGGTCGGAGTCGCGAACAGCACCGCTTCGGAACACCTGTCGACGTTGCAAGACCACGGTTACGTCGTCGAGGATGACGATGGGTACCGACTCGGTCTGCGGTTTATGGATACGGGGACGCAGGCCAAACGCTACTACGATACCCTCCTCTCGGCGTCGAAACCGGTGTTAGAACAACTGGTCAACGACACCGGCGAGACGGTGAACCTCATCACGAACGAGAACAATATGGCCGTCTACGTCGACCGCCTGTTCGGCACTCGAGGCGTCCCGACCGACTCGTGGGTCGGCAAACGACGACCGTTGCACATGCTCGCGGGCGGCAAAGCGATTCTCGCTGAGTTACCCGAGGAGGAACTCGATGCGGTCGTCGAGGAACACGGCTTCCCCGCGGCCTCCGAGCACACGATCACGTCTCGAGACGAACTCGAGGCGGAACTCGAGACGATACGCGAGGAGGGCATTTCGTTCAACGACCGCGAGTCCCACAAGCAGATTCGGGCCGTCGGGACGGCAATCGTCCTCGACGACGGCGTCTACGGCTCCGTCTCGATCGCCGGCCCAGCACAGCGCTTTCGGGGGTCGTACTTCCGCGAGGAACTGCCGAACATGCTGTTAGGCGTCGTCAACGAAATCGAACTCAAACTCACGTACCGCTGACGTCCCGGTCGGTTTTCGTGTCATCCGTTTCTGTCACGTCCTCTCGGCTCGCTCGAAACAAAGGTCTATATCGCCACTCTCGTTAGATCTACGTAATGCTCGACTTCGTCAACGTAGAAGACGACCTCGCGGAGGAAGAACGCATGATTCGGGATACGGCTCGAGAGTTCGTCGACGAACGCGTCAAACCGGACATCGGCGAACACTTCGAGAACGGCACGTTCCCCACCGACCTCATCACTGAGATGGGCGATCTGGGCTTTTACGCCCCGAATCTCGAGGGGTATGGCTCGCCGAACGTCTCCGAAACCGCGTACGGACTACTGATGCAAGAACTCGAGGCCGGCGACTCGGGGCTGCGCTCGATGGCTTCGGTGCAGGGTGCCCTCGTCATGTACCCCATCCACGCCTACGGGAGCGACGAACAGAAAGAGGAGTGGCTCCCGGCGATGGGCCGCGGCGAGGCCATCGGCTGTTTCGGGCTGACAGAGCCTGAACACGGCTCGAACCCCTCGGCGATGGAGACGTATGCTGAAGCCGACGGTGACGGCTACGTCCTGAACGGCGCGAAAACCTGGATCACCAACTCCCCCATCTCCGATGTGGCCATCGTCTGGGCGCGCGATCGCTCGAGCGAGGACGAC
This portion of the Natronorubrum sediminis genome encodes:
- a CDS encoding IclR family transcriptional regulator, with amino-acid sequence MTRKTDNGRRIKATETTFAVVETLADLECARLSDIAAEVGVANSTASEHLSTLQDHGYVVEDDDGYRLGLRFMDTGTQAKRYYDTLLSASKPVLEQLVNDTGETVNLITNENNMAVYVDRLFGTRGVPTDSWVGKRRPLHMLAGGKAILAELPEEELDAVVEEHGFPAASEHTITSRDELEAELETIREEGISFNDRESHKQIRAVGTAIVLDDGVYGSVSIAGPAQRFRGSYFREELPNMLLGVVNEIELKLTYR